In Algihabitans albus, the following are encoded in one genomic region:
- a CDS encoding SDR family NAD(P)-dependent oxidoreductase codes for MSDLPPQETEHRKTALVTGGSAGIGRAIVEGLAAEGYRVLNLDRDAWPNALPSVTTHRVDFAEPEAVEAALRKLTTDRSFGVVVANVGQCINASLAETRWQDMRHLADVNLNSAILVARAALPAMRRHGYGRIVGLASRAALGKPNRTAYAATKAGMIGLIRTWAQELAPDGITCNAVAPGPIETELFRANNPAEAPQTRKIVDSIPLGRLGSPEDVARAAVFFAAPEAGFVTGQTLFVCGGASLGSLF; via the coding sequence ATGAGCGACCTTCCCCCCCAGGAGACGGAGCATCGCAAGACGGCTCTGGTGACCGGAGGTTCCGCGGGAATCGGACGCGCCATCGTCGAGGGCCTCGCGGCCGAAGGCTATCGCGTTTTGAACCTCGACCGAGATGCCTGGCCGAACGCACTCCCGAGCGTCACGACGCACAGGGTAGATTTCGCCGAGCCGGAAGCCGTCGAAGCGGCTCTGCGAAAGCTGACGACAGACCGGAGCTTCGGTGTCGTGGTCGCGAACGTCGGTCAGTGCATCAATGCCAGCTTGGCGGAAACGCGATGGCAGGACATGCGACACCTGGCCGATGTCAATCTGAACTCGGCAATCCTGGTCGCGCGCGCGGCACTGCCCGCGATGCGGCGGCACGGCTATGGGCGGATTGTCGGCCTCGCCAGCCGCGCCGCGCTGGGCAAACCCAATCGCACGGCCTACGCAGCAACCAAGGCCGGCATGATCGGTCTGATCCGCACCTGGGCGCAGGAACTTGCGCCCGATGGCATCACCTGTAACGCGGTCGCTCCGGGTCCGATCGAGACCGAACTGTTTCGCGCCAACAACCCGGCCGAGGCACCGCAGACGCGCAAGATCGTGGACTCCATTCCACTCGGTCGGCTCGGCAGCCCCGAGGACGTCGCCCGCGCGGCGGTCTTCTTCGCCGCGCCGGAGGCGGGTTTCGTTACGGGCCAGACGCTCTTCGTCTGCGGCGGTGCGTCCCTCGGCTCGCTTTTCTAA
- a CDS encoding Zn-ribbon domain-containing OB-fold protein, whose translation MSSYISLPMFGANIGERLRLEAARCRSCATPIYPQRPQCPGCGASEFDIEALSGEGELYTYTVIARGGAPAEFDDQQTMTGSIVVGVVELREGPRIMAQIADSEPESLTIGMPVRAEVRRLYDQEGVVRYGTKFVPVPD comes from the coding sequence ATGAGCTCCTACATCTCGCTGCCCATGTTCGGCGCTAATATCGGAGAACGCTTGCGGCTCGAGGCGGCGCGCTGCCGATCCTGTGCAACGCCGATCTATCCGCAACGACCGCAGTGTCCTGGCTGTGGCGCTAGCGAATTCGACATCGAAGCGCTTTCGGGTGAGGGTGAGCTCTATACCTACACGGTGATCGCGCGTGGCGGCGCACCGGCCGAATTCGACGATCAGCAGACCATGACTGGATCGATTGTGGTGGGGGTCGTGGAGTTGCGCGAAGGGCCGCGGATCATGGCGCAGATCGCCGACAGCGAGCCGGAGTCACTGACGATCGGGATGCCCGTGCGCGCGGAGGTCAGACGGCTCTACGACCAGGAAGGCGTCGTTCGCTACGGCACCAAGTTCGTACCGGTGCCGGACTGA
- a CDS encoding acyl-CoA dehydrogenase family protein encodes MSQVGRAGIVTGHENSANRSLTETPSQPDTEGLDLWEKDRSLQQLLDLYLPADLYAHLRPHLARLGAMVTTRLDALSHTADRHPPVLHARDRQGRDAARIEKHPAYRELEEIAFGQYGLAAMSHRGGVLGWPDPIPPAAKYALTYLFVQSEFGLCCPISMTDALTRTLRRFGDPALVERALSELTTTDVDALAQGAMFITEQGAGSDVGAGTVTAQTDEAGQWRLHGDKWFCSNPDAAWAMVLARPEGAPSGTRGLGLFLMPRTLSDGSGGEQPNAYRIVRLKDKLGTRSLASGEIRLEGALAYPVGRLDQGFKQMAEMINVSRLSNGVRAAGLMRRALHEARHVAENRAAFGHRLTDMPLMRRQLLKLLVPTEQALSMTLFTADVMARSDDGDSEASIWLRLLTPLIKFRACRDARKVTGDSMEVRGGSGYIEEWISPRLVRDAHLGSIWEGTSNIVALDVLRAIRKQEAHRPVVDGLSQRLAASDTISPDFRATLTQRLAMAAQLAERTGEQASAGEHSARHVASALYNATTAAILALEGAALAKRQGDAKRIVLAKLVVDHRLSSRDPLAPEPMECDQAAWRLLIEQSVCTAVEATDFCAAARSA; translated from the coding sequence ATGAGCCAGGTTGGACGAGCGGGAATCGTCACGGGGCACGAGAACTCGGCAAACCGGAGCTTGACCGAAACCCCGTCGCAACCCGATACGGAAGGGCTCGATCTCTGGGAGAAGGACCGCTCGCTTCAGCAGCTTCTCGATCTCTACCTGCCGGCCGATCTCTACGCTCATCTGCGGCCGCATCTGGCCCGCTTGGGTGCGATGGTTACGACGCGGCTCGACGCGCTGTCACATACAGCGGACAGACATCCGCCGGTCCTACACGCCCGCGACCGTCAGGGCCGCGACGCGGCCCGGATCGAGAAGCATCCGGCCTACCGGGAGCTGGAAGAGATCGCCTTCGGGCAATACGGTCTGGCGGCGATGTCACACCGGGGCGGCGTGCTGGGCTGGCCGGACCCGATCCCGCCGGCAGCCAAGTACGCGCTGACCTATCTGTTCGTGCAGTCGGAGTTCGGCCTTTGCTGCCCGATCAGCATGACCGACGCCCTGACCCGCACGCTAAGACGCTTCGGCGATCCGGCCTTGGTCGAACGCGCCCTATCGGAACTGACCACGACCGATGTCGACGCGCTTGCTCAAGGGGCGATGTTCATCACCGAGCAAGGCGCGGGCTCGGACGTGGGAGCCGGCACGGTGACGGCGCAGACCGACGAAGCTGGCCAATGGAGACTTCATGGCGACAAGTGGTTCTGTTCCAATCCCGACGCCGCCTGGGCCATGGTGCTTGCACGGCCCGAAGGGGCACCCTCGGGCACGCGCGGGCTCGGCCTTTTTCTGATGCCGCGAACGCTAAGCGACGGAAGCGGCGGTGAGCAGCCGAATGCCTATCGGATCGTGCGACTGAAAGACAAGCTGGGAACCCGTTCCCTGGCATCGGGTGAAATCCGGCTGGAGGGGGCTCTAGCTTATCCTGTCGGCCGGCTCGACCAGGGCTTCAAACAGATGGCGGAGATGATCAACGTCTCACGCTTGTCGAACGGCGTTCGCGCGGCAGGCCTGATGCGGCGGGCGCTCCACGAAGCACGGCATGTAGCGGAGAATCGCGCAGCCTTCGGACATCGCCTGACCGACATGCCCCTGATGCGGCGCCAGCTCCTGAAGCTCCTCGTCCCGACCGAGCAAGCGCTGTCGATGACACTGTTCACTGCAGACGTCATGGCTAGGTCCGACGATGGGGACAGCGAAGCCTCGATTTGGCTGCGTCTGCTGACACCGCTGATCAAGTTCCGGGCCTGCCGCGACGCGCGCAAGGTGACCGGCGACTCCATGGAGGTGCGCGGCGGCTCGGGTTATATCGAAGAATGGATCAGCCCGCGTCTGGTGCGCGATGCCCATCTCGGGTCGATCTGGGAAGGCACGAGCAATATCGTCGCCCTCGACGTTCTGCGCGCCATACGCAAGCAAGAGGCTCACAGGCCTGTCGTGGACGGGTTGTCCCAACGGCTCGCGGCGAGCGACACGATCTCTCCCGACTTCCGAGCCACTCTGACCCAGCGGCTCGCGATGGCTGCGCAGCTCGCCGAGAGGACTGGCGAGCAAGCCAGCGCCGGCGAGCACTCGGCGCGCCATGTGGCGAGTGCGCTCTACAATGCAACGACAGCCGCAATCCTGGCGCTCGAGGGTGCGGCTCTGGCGAAACGCCAGGGGGATGCCAAGCGTATCGTATTGGCGAAATTGGTGGTCGACCACAGACTGAGCTCCCGCGATCCGCTGGCGCCGGAACCTATGGAATGCGACCAAGCGGCCTGGCGATTGCTGATTGAGCAATCCGTTTGTACGGCGGTCGAGGCAACCGACTTCTGTGCGGCAGCGCGAAGCGCCTAG
- a CDS encoding NAD(P)H-quinone oxidoreductase has translation MRYIDIETPGGPEGLVLRHGSPPQAGTGEVLIAVAASGVNRPDIRQRQGSYPPPPGASPIPGLEVSGTVTSVGNGVTWPAVGDQVCALTPGGGYAEICKAPAAHCLPRPEGLDLETAAAVPETFFTVWYNLFMRAGLKAGETVLIHGGTSGIGTTALQLAAALGAVPYATASGEKKCQVCRDLGAVATIDRSSQDFEPLLKELTGERGIDVILDIVGGDYVAKNLRLLASHGRLAQVSFIKESKVTIDARLLMSKCLTWTGSTLRPRSDEEKAEIARQLRREVWPLLSTGRVKPLVHARFPLDQAAAAHSLMESGDLIGKIVLIPPT, from the coding sequence ATGCGCTACATCGATATCGAGACCCCAGGAGGACCCGAGGGTCTCGTCCTTCGCCACGGCTCGCCACCCCAGGCCGGAACGGGCGAAGTGCTGATCGCGGTCGCCGCCTCGGGCGTCAACCGGCCCGATATACGTCAGCGCCAAGGCAGCTATCCGCCACCGCCTGGTGCCTCCCCGATCCCGGGTCTCGAAGTTTCCGGGACGGTCACCTCGGTCGGAAACGGCGTCACTTGGCCGGCCGTCGGCGACCAGGTTTGCGCCTTGACTCCAGGTGGCGGCTACGCCGAGATCTGCAAGGCACCCGCCGCGCACTGCCTGCCAAGACCGGAGGGGCTCGACCTGGAAACGGCGGCGGCGGTGCCGGAGACCTTCTTCACCGTCTGGTACAATCTCTTCATGCGCGCTGGTCTCAAGGCTGGGGAAACGGTCTTGATCCACGGCGGCACGTCGGGCATCGGGACGACGGCATTGCAACTCGCAGCCGCGCTCGGCGCGGTGCCCTATGCGACGGCGAGCGGCGAAAAGAAGTGCCAGGTCTGTCGAGATCTCGGCGCAGTCGCGACGATCGACCGAAGCTCTCAGGACTTCGAGCCTCTGCTGAAAGAGTTGACGGGCGAGCGTGGCATCGATGTCATTCTCGACATCGTCGGCGGCGACTACGTGGCCAAGAACCTGAGACTGCTGGCGTCTCACGGGCGCTTGGCGCAAGTCTCCTTCATCAAGGAAAGCAAAGTCACTATCGACGCCAGGCTGCTGATGAGCAAATGCCTCACTTGGACAGGCTCGACACTCAGGCCTCGCAGCGATGAGGAAAAGGCTGAGATTGCCCGGCAACTGCGCCGTGAGGTCTGGCCGCTGCTGTCGACCGGCCGGGTCAAGCCGCTGGTGCATGCACGCTTTCCTCTCGATCAGGCCGCAGCGGCCCACAGCCTGATGGAAAGCGGCGATCTGATCGGAAAGATCGTTCTGATTCCACCGACTTGA
- a CDS encoding CaiB/BaiF CoA transferase family protein codes for MTDPVSASGALAGTTVIDLTRVLGGPYCTQILADQGAEVIKIEPPTGDETRGWGPPFRDGLSAYFSGANRNKAFLSLDLSKAEGREVLFRLLETADVLIHNFKTGTLEKWGISWEDVLQQRFPRLVYCHITGFGDDGPMGGLPGYDAVIQALSGTMSVNGTPDTGPLRMGTPIVDLGTGMTAAIGILAALLERERSGKGQKLDVPLYDSAVALLHPQAANALMTGRPAQRIGNAHPNISPYDLFPTKTKPVFLAIGNNRQFAMLCRFLGKPELAEDLRFLDNAARVEQRDALRAELAALLADHEAESLTEALLKTGVPAGAVREITEVLDHPHTRHRKMVVELDGYRGTGIPMKMSRTPGKVHSKPGRLGQDSRAVLRARGWSERQIADLEEAGVLIADEASEEAGLEAAG; via the coding sequence CCAGGGCGCCGAGGTCATCAAGATCGAGCCACCGACCGGCGACGAGACCCGCGGTTGGGGCCCGCCCTTCCGCGACGGCCTGTCCGCCTACTTCTCGGGCGCCAACCGGAACAAGGCGTTCTTGTCGCTGGACCTCTCCAAGGCCGAGGGGCGAGAGGTGCTGTTCCGCCTGCTCGAGACCGCGGACGTGCTGATTCACAACTTCAAGACCGGCACACTGGAGAAGTGGGGGATCAGTTGGGAAGATGTCCTGCAGCAGCGCTTTCCACGTCTCGTCTACTGCCATATCACCGGTTTCGGCGACGACGGTCCGATGGGCGGCCTACCAGGTTATGACGCTGTAATTCAGGCACTTTCCGGAACGATGAGCGTCAACGGCACACCGGACACAGGCCCGCTGCGCATGGGGACGCCGATCGTGGATCTCGGCACCGGGATGACGGCGGCCATCGGAATCCTTGCAGCCTTGCTGGAGCGCGAGCGCAGCGGCAAAGGCCAGAAGCTGGACGTACCGCTCTACGACAGCGCCGTCGCTTTGCTGCATCCTCAGGCTGCCAATGCGCTGATGACCGGCAGACCAGCGCAACGGATCGGCAATGCCCACCCTAACATCTCGCCCTACGACCTGTTTCCGACCAAAACCAAGCCGGTCTTTCTCGCCATCGGCAACAACCGCCAATTCGCGATGCTCTGCAGGTTCCTGGGAAAGCCGGAACTCGCCGAGGACCTGCGCTTTCTCGACAACGCGGCGCGCGTCGAGCAACGCGATGCGCTGCGCGCCGAACTCGCGGCACTGCTCGCCGATCACGAGGCAGAGAGCCTGACGGAAGCACTGCTCAAGACCGGCGTGCCGGCAGGTGCCGTGCGCGAGATCACCGAGGTCCTCGACCACCCTCACACGCGGCATCGCAAAATGGTGGTCGAGTTGGACGGCTACCGCGGTACCGGTATCCCGATGAAGATGTCCCGCACGCCGGGCAAGGTCCACAGCAAGCCCGGCAGGCTCGGTCAGGACAGCCGGGCCGTTCTGCGCGCGCGCGGCTGGTCGGAGCGGCAAATCGCGGACCTCGAGGAGGCCGGTGTCCTGATCGCGGACGAGGCTTCGGAAGAGGCCGGACTGGAAGCCGCAGGATGA